In the Solibacillus sp. FSL K6-1523 genome, one interval contains:
- the panC gene encoding pantoate--beta-alanine ligase, producing the protein MNVIHTIEALRAIILENKQKGKRIGLVPTMGYLHEGHLKLASQARTENDVVIMSIFVNPTQFGPNEDFESYPRDLQRDTKLATSVGVDVIFAPSVEEMYPHDGGISILAGHQATLLCGASRLGHFDGVLQVVAKLFNLIQPDISYFGQKDAQQVAIIQTMVRDYNFPVELRIVPVVREEDGLAKSSRNVYLSETERSQAPAIQQALQLAKRELMKSGNVEKSIQLAEKIIEENVEGRIDYLTLLSYPDLAEVTTETDQVLLAVAVYIGKTRLIDNLIFSFKGEHAHV; encoded by the coding sequence ATGAACGTAATCCATACAATTGAAGCATTAAGAGCGATTATTTTAGAAAACAAGCAAAAAGGCAAGCGCATAGGACTTGTACCTACAATGGGTTATTTACATGAAGGGCATTTAAAACTTGCCTCGCAAGCACGTACAGAAAATGATGTGGTCATTATGAGCATTTTTGTCAATCCAACACAGTTCGGTCCAAATGAAGATTTTGAATCATATCCGCGCGATTTACAGCGAGATACAAAGTTGGCAACATCGGTTGGGGTAGATGTTATTTTCGCTCCTTCTGTTGAAGAAATGTATCCACATGATGGCGGGATATCCATTCTGGCAGGGCATCAAGCGACATTATTATGTGGTGCAAGTCGCCTTGGTCATTTTGATGGTGTGCTGCAAGTCGTAGCTAAATTATTTAATCTCATTCAGCCAGACATTTCGTATTTTGGTCAAAAAGATGCCCAACAAGTAGCGATCATTCAAACGATGGTGCGCGATTATAATTTTCCTGTAGAACTTCGAATTGTACCCGTTGTGCGTGAGGAGGACGGACTAGCGAAATCGAGCCGCAATGTGTATTTATCAGAGACTGAGCGATCACAAGCCCCGGCCATCCAGCAAGCATTGCAATTAGCGAAACGTGAATTAATGAAGTCGGGAAATGTTGAAAAAAGCATACAACTAGCGGAGAAAATCATTGAAGAAAATGTGGAGGGACGCATCGATTATTTAACCCTTCTATCGTATCCAGATTTAGCGGAAGTGACTACAGAAACAGATCAAGTACTACTTGCAGTGGCAGTATATATTGGTAAAACACGCTTAATTGACAACTTAATCTTTTCATTTAAAGGGGAACATGCTCATGTTTAG
- the panD gene encoding aspartate 1-decarboxylase translates to MFRMMMNSKIHRAQVTQADLNYVGSITIDQDILDAVGMLPNEKVHIVNNNNGARFETYIIAGARGSGVICVNGAAARLVQKGDIVIIISYVYVDNKEVADHHPTVAIMGDNNVIEQMIDYEPEATVL, encoded by the coding sequence ATGTTTAGAATGATGATGAATAGTAAAATTCACCGTGCACAAGTAACACAGGCCGATTTAAATTATGTAGGCTCGATTACAATTGACCAAGATATTTTGGATGCAGTTGGAATGCTACCAAACGAAAAAGTGCATATTGTTAATAATAATAATGGCGCAAGATTTGAAACGTATATTATTGCCGGCGCGCGCGGTTCGGGTGTGATTTGTGTCAATGGGGCCGCTGCACGACTTGTTCAAAAAGGCGATATTGTCATTATTATTTCCTATGTGTATGTCGATAATAAAGAAGTAGCTGACCACCATCCAACCGTAGCCATTATGGGCGACAATAATGTGATTGAGCAAATGATTGACTACGAGCCCGAAGCAACCGTACTTTAA
- a CDS encoding 3D domain-containing protein codes for MFLKKMILSLALILVSTALLGQTTSAATEEKLEDYEVVKTLNVEASAFTANCSGCGGKTAYGIDLKKNPDIKLIAVDPKVIPLGTKVWVEGYGIAIAGDTGGSIKGNKIDIFVKTKTIAYNWGRKKVEIKILK; via the coding sequence ATGTTTCTAAAAAAAATGATTTTAAGCCTAGCCTTAATTTTAGTTAGTACGGCTTTATTAGGTCAAACAACAAGTGCAGCTACAGAAGAAAAACTTGAAGATTATGAAGTAGTGAAAACATTGAATGTGGAAGCAAGCGCATTTACAGCTAACTGTTCGGGTTGTGGAGGTAAAACGGCATATGGTATAGATTTAAAGAAGAATCCAGACATTAAATTAATCGCAGTCGATCCAAAAGTGATTCCACTTGGCACGAAAGTATGGGTTGAAGGATATGGAATTGCCATTGCAGGCGATACAGGTGGTTCAATTAAAGGGAATAAAATTGATATTTTTGTGAAAACAAAAACAATCGCATATAATTGGGGCAGAAAAAAAGTAGAAATTAAAATTTTAAAATAA
- a CDS encoding carbohydrate kinase family protein, whose protein sequence is MKQTVLCIGELLIDFFCQQVETDLQHGKTFEKHAGGAPANVCATIVKLGGQAEFCGKVGADQFGQFLERTLIEAGVGVSHLVKDVQVPTTLAFVSRKKDGERDFQFFRGADEQLHRKDIALEKLIDYPICHFGSATALLSPPFCDVYREVFEESIQQQRFVSFDPNYRADLWPNRQEEFIEKCKLFIAKADFIKVSEEELLILTNEINRNKAIGKLHEMGANLIAVTLGSKGCILSNGKRIELISSIQINSIDSTGAGDAFVGAMLYQFSLLLKPKQIDFETLYQLVQFANYVGAIVCEKVGAIAALPTYDEVETRIR, encoded by the coding sequence ATGAAGCAAACGGTATTATGTATCGGGGAATTGTTAATTGATTTTTTTTGCCAGCAAGTCGAAACTGATTTACAGCATGGAAAAACGTTTGAAAAACATGCAGGAGGTGCACCGGCAAATGTTTGTGCAACGATTGTTAAATTAGGTGGACAAGCAGAATTTTGTGGCAAAGTGGGGGCCGATCAGTTTGGGCAGTTTTTAGAAAGGACGTTAATAGAAGCAGGTGTAGGTGTATCCCATTTAGTTAAAGATGTACAAGTACCGACAACACTAGCTTTTGTTTCGCGCAAAAAAGATGGGGAACGAGATTTTCAATTTTTTCGTGGGGCAGATGAACAATTGCACAGAAAGGATATTGCATTAGAAAAACTGATTGATTATCCGATTTGCCATTTTGGCTCTGCAACCGCATTGCTCTCTCCACCATTTTGCGATGTATACCGAGAAGTTTTTGAAGAGTCTATTCAACAGCAACGCTTCGTGTCATTCGATCCCAATTATCGAGCGGATTTATGGCCAAATCGCCAAGAAGAGTTTATTGAAAAGTGCAAGCTGTTTATTGCGAAAGCGGATTTCATCAAGGTGAGTGAAGAGGAATTGCTTATTTTAACGAATGAAATAAACAGAAATAAGGCTATTGGAAAATTACACGAAATGGGCGCGAACTTAATCGCTGTGACGTTAGGGAGTAAGGGATGCATTTTATCGAATGGCAAACGTATAGAGCTAATTTCATCAATTCAAATAAATTCAATTGATTCCACTGGCGCAGGCGATGCATTTGTTGGGGCCATGCTCTATCAATTCAGTTTACTTCTAAAGCCAAAGCAAATTGATTTCGAAACATTGTATCAGCTCGTGCAATTCGCCAATTATGTAGGGGCTATTGTTTGTGAAAAAGTGGGGGCAATTGCGGCATTACCAACTTATGATGAAGTCGAAACGAGAATAAGGTGA